Below is a genomic region from Cotesia glomerata isolate CgM1 linkage group LG5, MPM_Cglom_v2.3, whole genome shotgun sequence.
taatagtagGGATTACATTTTAAAcggataattaaatattgaataaacatttgaggtacttaaatgataaataaatttccgaAGCCaacttcataaatttattaataacaaaattttaatcaccGACTCTAATATGGTAAACTATTTATTCCGCGGACGTACACAAACCATGTAAGtgttaaattgaaataaatcgAAGTATAAAAGAGTATGGGTTGGCTTATGATTGACCAGACTCGAGAGTTGTCCAAAATTTCGTCTAATTTACAGTCAATCAGcggttaattattaagtatttattaatttgttcataaaaatcttgatcGATGGTTGAGTACtgcttaaataattaaaaagtaatcgaCAACTTAAGGAATCATTGAGTTTAAAAACTGTTGGAGGGTAAAATAAACCTCTAGCCGTTTATTAATTTGGATATTctggatttcaataaaaatacatgaacGGGTGACAATTGTTTGGTAGCAAGATTCGAACAAAAGTTTAAAAGATTTTTGGTGGGACTTTAATCTGAGCAGACTCTCGTCGAGAACAAACTCTAaggattgttattttaaatcgagcaaacaaataaaataaataaataaatacacgAATGTGCCTCACCGGAGCGAGTTTCGTCCAGCGGATAGATAATTACCGATTTAAAAAGCAAACCTTTTTGGATTTTGTTGCTACtaatttttgttgtttttttcaCGTTCATTTGTTGGTATAAGCCGGTGATTCGGGGATGCTGATTGCGCTTAAGCTGAAGCGAGTGCTAACGAGTGTAATGccgaaattattattttaatcggtATGATTAATCTTTGACCACAACGATGCAAAAAAAtctctctaaaaaattatcgatggatgtaaaaatgatctaatttctctataaattaattttcatcttaatcaaatatttttttttttttataatcaaaataaagttcaagtacaattttactactataaaaacaaaattatttaaacacgtaaaattttgtttaaagaagaaaaaaaattacagtaaacctcaattttaaaaaacagtactttttagtttcagttttaatttttttaactaacaaaGTAATTATTGTATACAATAACTGGTATACCagtattttgtaaaaataatttctttttctctattttattaaagatacaattaatttcttaattttgacAACCATCCACAAATTCTatctttatttctttttcataagaACATTAATTTCtctattgcaataaaatataatattgctataaaaaatacgaaattgattgaaatcgGTTTTTGATTGCATTCTCATCACCACCacaaaaacttataaaaaggTTTTTACCCGTGCTTGTTATATTTCATCGATCTGAACCCTTAATAAATCACTGTTACCCCTCATTGATTCAATTGTTTCTCCACAAATTGCCTcgtttaattttcaattgatatATCAAATTGAATAacgttgttttttttttataaatatttatattttgtgcttcagcaaatataaaataccccgtaatttattttgaattctaaagttataaatttttaacttagaattttcattaaaaataaatattaacaaaatatcactaaattttttcaatttccttCTTGAgctttttttaacattttttctcacttttttttttttttttttttttttaataaaaacaagttATCAGATATCTACtcctaaaaatatataattttaataattttctcgtccttatttgtataaaaaaagaatgctgaattaaatttttttcacttttaattaatttacttttactgtcttttatactattttttttttagaatagaattcaaatattatttattttattcatttattaaatttatatgccAAGGCTTAGCCGAATAgcaataatacaaaaattagaTACAATTAATGAGTAATAACTAAATAGTGTAGTTAGATAATAAAGCAGAAACATTATAGTACAATgcaatacaataaattaagtaagtaACATATAAGTAAATTCAAGCAAGCCAAACTGGATAATTAATAGAGTTATAAACTGTTTGATAGTTCAAGATTTAAGAAGAATTCAAACgctttatttttgaagctCTCGAGGGAATAAGAGTTAATAATATCACTTGGTAGCTCTTACCATGAACGAATACTAGATACAATAAAAGAATGCTAAAATATTAATCCAACATATactgctttaaaaaaaatctggaaaacggttgaccctgccGGCTATTCGTGGAACTTCCCGCTATGTGCGAATTCAAAACGCTCGAGAAATTATCTATCCCGAAGTTTTGAggtcttcgagctcaaaaacataaaacttTCATACTTCTtcaagctcttcgagcttgaAAATCTAGTGGTTGTTgaaacaaactttttttaaaattttgaattgcaATATCTTTCCATCGAATCAATCGTTTTTGATGGGGCTTGcagcatttgacgcaatttttcaagcacaaaaatattattcattacCGATTAAACGATtagacataaaattttgaagttatgttgaaaaaacacttttttggaatttttaaaaattgaatatctcacgaacgaatcgGTCGATTCTGACAAGATTGGCAGcgttcgacgcagttttttgagtaccaatagtttttattttatcacatcaaaaatgattcaagaagaagttatgttgaaaaaacacatttttcgaaatttttcgttaacgGTTTCTCTTCAACGCTTCAATTGATATTGATGCGGTTTGCAGCAATTGACGTCGTTTTTCGAGTTTAAGAGTTGATTAggttttggagttgatcgttacatccgtttaaaaattattccaaagaaatatttttttgaaaatgatacttttgagatttctcaaaatttactggttcgaatcggtTTAAATGGCATAGGAAATTCAAGTTTGGTGGAGCCCTTTGAACGCCGCCGAGTTCGTTCAAATCGGTGAagtcatttaaaagttatgagagggttacacacacacacacacacacacacacacacacacaaagcCAGAATAGCTTcttaggacctcgaaacgtcgaaaTTTGATGAAAGTTCGATTTTCGCAAACCGGGTGAAActaataacttcctgattttttaaaattcattgattttcatagcaggaagttaaaaaaaagaaaaaaatctttatttatagttccataattttcttaagtttaatatttttttactatataaAGTGCtcttttatgattaataacaaattaacgCCTGTAAAAATTGTAGTAAGACCTAAAAACTTTCTCACTCGTACTTAACACTGTAAATAAAGCAAAACACGCAAGTCACGAAGAAAGCTGCCATTAGactaacaaattaaaaatatgatgtAAATCATTACTAgtacacaataaaaaaaaattacaataattagaTTTCTAAAATTGtgctcaataaaataaaaaatattattttctcccgcaataaaaaaaaaaaatttttgtttttcattaaaaataattacccgagaagtaatgtaaattttttattgcaagaAATTTATCGGCGATAGCTTTAGACGATCGAGAGATAAAAATGTCTTTTTcgattctttaaataattttccgagtattttattttgttttcaattaCTCGGTATCGAGCGGAGCTAAATTACCAGTAAACTCTCGCTCATCTCTGTATTATGGCTATACTATGTTCTATCTTTATTTATCAGCCGAATGTTTGTGTGTTTGTCGTGCTAAACGAGTGACAGAATTTCTCATTTGGTATTTACTGCGACTATGTCGATGTGTAAGATAAAAATGTcgaggaaaataaaataaaactgagGTATGTAATACGGTAGTACGCTTTTCCCATCGCGTCGATGTAGCACGATGTTCCACTTTAATCCGATCGTACAACTCTTGTAATCACATCATCTGTACGtgcttaaattttttcacctgTTATATCTAAAAGAACTTTACATCAATCAAATCCTATTTTTAGTAACCATTTTTCAATCGAATCGCAAGTACTCAAATATTTGGAAAGTTTAAAAGTGCATGAGTCAATTttgataaacaataaattgtaTTGATGATTCATAGAGAtaagtgagaaaaaaaagggAACTTACTAAAATCAGCTAGAAACCTATAAATACTATGAGACTGTcgaaaataatgaattatgaataaaataactttggCTTGATgatttttggatatttttaatcacaataTACAATTTGAGatcttttgaaataaattttaaaaataatattgctaTCACAAGATCACAATTACCAATTATTTAGTGATTAAATATCACGAAACAAACTTATAGAACCAATTAACTATTCCAATCTCCTCCAAAAATGTGACATCAAAAATTGACTATcaccaaaaaatatataaaatcgtatacaggaaaaaatttctgggaaaatttacgatacaactattataaagctggactatacttttattactattaattgtcaaatattttagaaaaaaaaataatatttattcatgaaaaaatacgatattactattgtaaaaagtaagaggtgaaaatttccagtgctgcctctgtatctttccaatagagCTATTGGCAAGGTGCGAAGTATATGGTGGGGGGAGGGCTGGTGCTGACTACCACTTTTACGTGTAAATCTTATGGGAAGAGCATGATTTAACGCTAATGGCGACCACTGGAACTAAATTACTCCGTTTGATTTAACATAGGAAAAGCATGAAAAATGAGGGCAGCACCATCGTACACCTGgccaatagaaaattttacaatagttgaattggaatgtttctcaattagtgtgagtgatggccgtgcacagcactagactccgagtttatgtaaatgttaaaggataCGGGTCTTAGGttacctcggatagcgtagagggagagtctctggctgccaacacagagttctgggttcAATTCCCGGATAGGACGAAAATtccgatttattttttcggttactgtATAGGTATCAATTAGTCCAACCTcctatctctctccctccctaaaatttcttttaaaaaaaccaactgtgaatttttacaatagttgaattgtaaagttcataaacacatattgtataatttgctctatagtattcgactttttaagactcttgctagtcttatttgttggataaaatttataatagtagatcgtaaaaattactaaatgagaagtatagtccaccgttactattttatttagtaaaaattacaataggaaattagtaaaaactccttcaattttctttccgtgtagaatAGCACAAATTCATGTCATGACTTTTTTAATGATACAagatttaactataaaaattccatttaaagagatttttatcatttattttataatattattttaagatcatgtaaaacaaatttcaattaaaaatttttattaaacggGAATTATACGACTTTGAAAATGCCCGCCTCGAAAAAAGAAGTCGCTAACTTCTTCCACGATTTTGACTGATTGGCTTATGtgaatgagaaaaaaaaaaaaaaaaaaaaaaacggcaTTTTATTGTAGAAGTCCAAATGCGTGGAATGAACTAGaatgattcaaaaattcttttaaagaaAGCATtaaaatgcttttttttttcttcttccaaTCAGTCGAAATCGTGGAGGAAGTTAGCGTCTCCTTCTTTGAGGTGGGCATCTTCAGAGTGGTATATAACTTCCTTTCtaatcaagatttttattttaaatttgtttcacATAATcgtgaaataataataaataaatgatcaaaaaattcaaagttatattttttcattgttcattaaaaaaaaattccaaaaaaaatgcTTAAAAATCAGGCCGTCAAACCAAAGAAccttttcaaattaaaaatatatttgttataaaattttgcttattctcttacttatttaaatgataaattgactatcaccgaaaaaaaatatcaaaccgtGAAAACACGTAAATTTAGGTTACAACCAttctgatgataccaaatttagctatataaactcattttataGTAAAGATCTGCCcgttacaaaattttccttattcttcTAATTATGTGAATTAATATTTGACTTATAACGAAACTTACATGAACAAAACAATGTAAATAACCAAATTTTATCTAGCGCGAAAttcaaatctatttataattactctgaaaatttatcataatgaattaactattgtaaaaaagcATATGAAACTTGGAAAAGGCACTTATTAAAGTAAAGATCTTTCCAATTACACTTATGAGTCTTATAAATGttgaattaattcatttttgtgTTTTAGACTTTAAATTGGCTACCATGGCTCTTAGCGATTCTATTTTGTGTAACAGAAGCTCGATACAAAGTGCGCAGACCTTTACCACCACCACCAACGCCTCAGATCTACAAAAAGTCGTGGCCGATTGGTCATCGCGTTTCAATGGGAAACACTATTCAGataaacaaaaacaacaaCTACGGACCTTTAAAGCGACCTTACTTCAACAACAAGCCCAACAACTTCAGACTAAGGAGACCCATAGTCCTGGCGCCTCCAGCTGTGTGGAAAAATCCGGTTCCAGTTTTAAATGCGGTACCGAACATCCCAATACCACAGCGGATGCCGGTAAAAGAGTTTCCTGTGGTTACCAAGCCAGAATACAGTCCGGAATATCGACCAGAAGCCGTAGTTGTTCCACCGACCCATCGCGGAGGATTTGACGATGATCGCGGACCAATCCACACGATTCCAGCGCCGAACTTGAGTATAGCTGACAAACCTTACAATTCTGAGGAGAACAGACCTGATCATCATGAAGATTACCAAAGATTCCAGTCTGACTCAGAGTATCATCATCCTTCAggtatttgtcaaattttacactgataaaaaaatttatatacttcatcaacagttgataaattaatttatttagaaataattaattaatttattaagtataaaCACTTATATTTAGCTTTTAATAGATGTGTTTTAGGAAgaaatactaaatttatcaACATTTACAAATATTTGTCTAACTCTAaccatgataaaaaattgcagGTGATCAAGAATCCTACGAAGTCAGGAGCCAGACGGTAAAACAGCGACCAGTAACCAGTACCAGCCCACAACACACCTATGAAGTTACGGAAGCGAACGAGATTCAAAATCATCCGCCAGAATACGCTACTCCTGCTACGCAATTCTACACAGCGGATTTTGAATCTTCGCGGTTCCCTACCGGGCCAAACGTGGAACCGGCTGCAAACGACATCTACTTGAACCACCCGATCTCACGTTCCGGGCCGAACAATGCTCCGCAATCTTACAGCCAGTCTAACATTCCCATTCAAACAAACATTCCCGTTGTGCAAACTAACCTTCCAATGCAAACGAATTTGCACAGTTCCTTGCACGTTGGCTTCCCTGCTACCGCTCAAGCGACTTTGCCCGCTGAGTACCATCTGAACAATCCTGATATTGTTTCGCAAGATGTTcagcaacaacaacatcaGCTGCAGGAACATGAACAGTCTGATTTGCATATTGGGCATCCAGGAGTCGCTGGTCCGCCGATTTCTGCTGATAAGCTTTATGAATTATTCAACAGTTTTCCgcaacaacaacaacgacAAGATCAACAGTATTTGGTtatacaacaacaacaacaacaacaacaacaacaacaacaacaacaacagcaacagcaacaacaacagcaaaaTTCGCAAAGAAATGTTTATGCAGAAATAAATCAATCAACATTTTCACCACCAAAAATGCAATCTTTCAATTATAATGAACAAGATACACAACAGCAACAATTACAACAACAGCAGCAATtgcaacaacaacaattacaacaacaacaacagcagcaacaacagcaattacaacaacaacagcaacatcAACAAGAACAATTACAACAACAACTTCAGTTCGAACAAAATTACGAATCAAGTCTTGCAGATTATAATTTGCAACAGCAAGAACAATAtcaaaaacaacaaaaaatccAACACCAacatcaacaacaacaacaacaacaacaacaacaacaatatgaACAAGAAATTCAAAAGCAACAGGAACAAATAAACAACGTACGGTTCCAAGAACCAATAGAACCAGAGAACAACATCGATTTTGAGGAAGCGGCAAGTGCTAATGTTAATCAAATGAACCCGCattattttaacaatgaaGAAATCGCGCAATACTATACAACGCTGCCAAATAGAGAAACCGCGGAAAAATTGGCGGCTTTGGCAGCTGCGGGAAGTGTAAATAGTCGGTTGATTTCGCAGTTACAGCAAAGACAGCAACAGAAAGAAAAGGAAGAACAGAAATCTATAGTACAGTTTGGTGATGAACAAAGTGACCAGCCAATGCCAAACAATCACAGAGGAAATTACCAAGTGAGCGAGCAGATAGATGATGTACCTTTTGAAACTGATGAACAGCAGAGGCAGATGGTAAGGCAGAGAGCTGGGGCGCAGAAAAGGTACCGGCAACATTATCGGCAACAACAAATTCTACGTGAGCAGGTTTGTTGAaattgaatcttttttttttaactatgaaaaattaagttatcttaatagtttattgatattttatttattttaattttgttttgttgttatagGAAGAAGCAGATAAACATTTTGAAAGACAAGCGCTTCTGGAACAGCAGAAGAAAAAAGAAGACGAAAATCAAGAAaacaaatcaagacctttaagAATCATGATTCCCGATGCCCAGAaagaaaataatgataataatagtaataataacaaaaacaataatgatgatgaagatgatACTGATGAGTACGAATATGAAATAAGTGAGCCAATAAATTCAGATAAAACAACTCCAGTGCCAGAAGACgacattaattttgaaaatccaaGTAGTGAATTTGGCTCACGCATTAGAAATAAATCATGAAGAGAAAAAATGActaatttacatatttattattaataaaaaatagtaatgttttttaaatgaattcgCTGGAGGGGTGCTTTGTAAATAtgctttatatttatatgattgattaattaataaagagtttatttatttattaattaaattgttaatatttatttataattgcatTTATAGTCGATtataaacattgaaaaaaatctttaacgtggtaaaaaaaaattatttgggaAGGCACAAATCGTTATTGTgggaaattattataatttttatgaaaaatgccAGGcagaaagtaattttaaatatttttttgaatcaataaaCAACACATGGTCGGGGTGATTAACTTCAAGACTGCCTTGCCTATTTCTTCAATTGATCCATGAACCACGGACGGCCATCGTTTGTACGACGCTTCGTTAAAATGTCACAGCCAGACTCGGTGACAAGAAGAGTCTGCTCAAACTGGGCTGACCACTGTCCATCGGTCGTCACGGCGGTCCAATGGTCAGGCCATATTTCATCACGCCAAGTGCCCTGGGATATCATCGGCTCGATCGTGAAACAATGACCTGCTTTCATGACACCCACTGCTTTATTTTCtgttttaataatcaattgtcaatatttttagtaGAACAAAATAATTTGGGTTACTTTTTTgacattgataaattttgttaaagtaacaaattaaaaatgcctTTTTTATGAAGAATTTATACGCACTTAGAAGgcccaagaattttttttttaaataaatttttcaatcgattaatatgaaaatttatatacattagTACTGACTTTTAACTTTAATAGTAAAAGTGACAAtgcgaattttttaaaataaattattgaaaaacaaaCGCGCCACTGTTATCATTTAagttctgtaaaaaaatctttttttttgttaatataatttttctgataaaaattttttactcaaccGTGCAGCTTACCAATAATACACTgacaaaaatagtaatttttagcaTCCGTGCGGGAATGTAGAGACAGatagagagaaagagagatgTCACTATTTTACCCCTCCTAACTATAGCTCAAAAATCCAAGTTTCGCGGTtggtattacaaaaaaattaatttttttcaatagaaaaaatcctgaaccaagaatattattttgaagaatttaatcaatttgaaTCGagcaaagaaatttttgaaataagaaattcttcttcatttgagtaattttttacttgattccaatatttttctgctcaaaactaagaaattttttaagtttattttcatatttaaaaaatttttctcttaaaacaagtatttttttctttaccgTGTATGCTTAtgaatacataatttttttatatatgtaatgAAATATgtatccataaaaaaaaaaataaaatttctaaaagaaTTAATTCTTTGAGACTTCCAAGTCCGTATAACTTCTTAAAAAATGCATACTCACTAGCATAATGAGGAACACTGGGAGCAGTATGGAACAATCGATGTATTCCATGACCACAATAACTACGCACGACACTGAAACCATGAGCCTGTGCGTGTTTTTGGATAATGTTACCAATTTCTTTGTATTTCTCCCCCGGCTTAACAATCTCAATAGCTTTTGCCAAGCACTCGTAAGTTACTTCAaccagttttttaatttcgggCTTAACATTACCGACTAAAAAGGTCTCGTTGAGATCTCCGTGAAAGCCGTTGTGATAAACCGTGACATCGACTGTGTAAGCAATTATCATATCAATGACagaaaatcaattataactTAACcgatcaatcaatcaatctccATCGAATGAACAATCAGCGAGACAATAgaatagattaataataacttgaattaataTGCGATTACCATTACAAATGTCGCCATCCTGTAGCGGCCTAGTGTCGGGAATTCCATGACAAATCACCTCGTTAACAGATGTACAACAACTAGCTGGAAATTGATGATAGTTGAGCGGTGAAGGGTAGCAGTCTCTTTCGATACAAGCTTCATAGACAACCCGGTCTATTTCCGCGGTTGTAATTCCGACATCGCAGACTTTGGCAGCTTCGTCGAGGACCTCGCGACCCAGTTTGCAGGCGACTCGCATCCCCTCGATCTCCTCATCATCTAGGATTTTTATTTGAGATGATCCCCTGACAGCTTGCTCACTTATCGGAATACCTTTTGGGTGGTCCGCATAATCTGGTCGCGTTATTTTGGGAGTTTCTGGCACTTGTCGCTTTGGATGTGTCGGGTATGGACGCAATTTACCCGTGAAATGGTATGATGGCCATGGATTGTACTCATCGGATGatgattttttagtatcaccttctaaaaatttattttttgtcgtTATTAAGTTTATGCGTTATTATTTGCAACTTTAGAGAAATTTAGATTTAATAGTTCATTGAATTTATTGTTACCAGattgaagaataaattttttaatagaattgttattagattttttagaGAAGTTTTTGAAATgcttgaattattaaatagtcgcgtttttttataaataatcaattgagaataaaaaaaatttgcaatgttgtttttttttacactaaaaaaaaaaaaattaacttgattctaaagaaaaattctcgaatgaagaaaataatttttttgccctctgggcggaaagtggcaactttggtctcactgcgctaaacaaagttgccgctttcctccttcctcggacaaaaaaatattatacagcccttgggaagtaaaaaagaaaacctcagatcacatgtaattgttggccgaggcgaagccgaggcttttcttattttccttcccaaggggtgtaatatactattaaagaGCTTTGCATTaatttaaggagatccaagtactctcctagtgtaaagaatgtctataaaatgtctataaaaaattaatacgtagaaatacttttgttatgtatcttgaaattaatttttaaattaattaatgacatttttgcggaaatttccgaaaaatttactcattaaataattattaacatttaattgactaataacaAATATAGTACTCTGAATgaccggtatacacttgacaataCCGCAATACTtccctaaccttaaaatttatttatttgtaaacatCTCTCAAATAAACCGGCATAATTTACAAGCggattttggaaaattttctacaGGTTCTATTAAAACTACTAAAAAAAGAACATATGAGGCACTACATAATAAATCTGAAGTTCACGAACAAATTTTGACGGACTGGGGTCGAAGGATAGTTGAAATAAGTACACTTGCCAGAGAATTGTGGTGTTTCAAATGTGACATTCccttatttcttaaaaatattcagagTGAAAAACAGTTGGgtttgtcaaatattttttacattaaatgttTGAGTTGCTGTAAAATTCATGAAGTTCATACTAATAAACATCATACAGATCATACTCAACTATGTGATGTAAATTTTAAGCCAGTCATTGGTAAGTATGTCTCTTGAACTTtgttcacaaaaatttttttattttatttattatgatgtatataaaatatattcctaattattttatttgaattttagctttgtatttttaacttactttattaaaaaaaactatgttaactgtctaactaaaatgactacgatcttctagcatttaaaaaaccgtgGTTACTTATGCGCCGGATAACTGCCCAAGCGGTGTTGCTACGtagatttaatttacaaattttcaggaagttttagAAATTTGATTACTTtgcgtggatctccttaaggtagtactaccggttttagaattgacgttcagaatttaatgaaatttggcatattggtactttataatatcataactaagcagtaaaatttttggaagcctAACAAgtcctgaaaaaaagatattaatatttacatatttttgccttaacttatttatgttttataaatataaataatgctgtgaagcgggaaagaataggagttacggtaattattacgtgaagcgttccacattcaagtaacaggatattggtaggaaaggattgagaaaggaatgtggagaggatcatcttaatgtgagtttatagaatatgcgagaaaaaattattagatagctcggactgggattcgaacccagaaccttccgaagacatgtcggctactctaccatttgagctatccggtccatactaaatttcctttcgcttattctatatacattaagccacaccgtccatcttacggtaagcatttttataaatataaataatgctgtgaagcgggaaaggataggagttacggtaattattacgttcCACATATACATTAACCATTGATCATTATGGAAAATCaaagactttattttatttcacaaaactggacgttcggattcttataaaaattaagacaacgagagaaaataacatctagaacatatttaataacaatcagtatggtttccaagcatatgagaatatttattaataaaaaacattcaaaatttatctctgtctctctttctccaacgtgatttagtatagggaaatctactacgttaatcaaataaggttaggttttgggatttgactct
It encodes:
- the LOC123265098 gene encoding alpha-protein kinase 1-like isoform X5; its protein translation is MRTLNWLPWLLAILFCVTEARYKVRRPLPPPPTPQIYKKSWPIGHRVSMGNTIQINKNNNYGPLKRPYFNNKPNNFRLRRPIVLAPPAVWKNPVPVLNAVPNIPIPQRMPVKEFPVVTKPEYSPEYRPEAVVVPPTHRGGFDDDRGPIHTIPAPNLSIADKPYNSEENRPDHHEDYQRFQSDSEYHHPSGDQESYEVRSQTVKQRPVTSTSPQHTYEVTEANEIQNHPPEYATPATQFYTADFESSRFPTGPNVEPAANDIYLNHPISRSGPNNAPQSYSQSNIPIQTNIPVVQTNLPMQTNLHSSLHVGFPATAQATLPAEYHLNNPDIVSQDVQQQQHQLQEHEQSDLHIGHPGVAGPPISADKLYELFNSFPQQQQRQDQQYLVIQQQQQQQQQQNSQRNVYAEINQSTFSPPKMQSFNYNEQDTQQQQLQQQQQLQQQQLQQQQQQQQQQLQQQQQHQQEQLQQQLQFEQNYESSLADYNLQQQEQYQKQQKIQHQHQQQQQQQQQQQYEQEIQKQQEQINNVRFQEPIEPENNIDFEEAASANVNQMNPHYFNNEEIAQYYTTLPNRETAEKLAALAAAGSVNSRLISQLQQRQQQKEKEEQKSIVQFGDEQSDQPMPNNHRGNYQVSEQIDDVPFETDEQQRQMVRQRAGAQKRYRQHYRQQQILREQEEADKHFERQALLEQQKKKEDENQENKSRPLRIMIPDAQKENNDNNSNNNKNNNDDEDDTDEYEYEISEPINSDKTTPVPEDDINFENPSSEFGSRIRNKS
- the LOC123265098 gene encoding alpha-protein kinase 1-like isoform X2; this translates as MIIRMTDHHRATTHINLMVTTMVNIMLQMTLNWLPWLLAILFCVTEARYKVRRPLPPPPTPQIYKKSWPIGHRVSMGNTIQINKNNNYGPLKRPYFNNKPNNFRLRRPIVLAPPAVWKNPVPVLNAVPNIPIPQRMPVKEFPVVTKPEYSPEYRPEAVVVPPTHRGGFDDDRGPIHTIPAPNLSIADKPYNSEENRPDHHEDYQRFQSDSEYHHPSGDQESYEVRSQTVKQRPVTSTSPQHTYEVTEANEIQNHPPEYATPATQFYTADFESSRFPTGPNVEPAANDIYLNHPISRSGPNNAPQSYSQSNIPIQTNIPVVQTNLPMQTNLHSSLHVGFPATAQATLPAEYHLNNPDIVSQDVQQQQHQLQEHEQSDLHIGHPGVAGPPISADKLYELFNSFPQQQQRQDQQYLVIQQQQQQQQQNSQRNVYAEINQSTFSPPKMQSFNYNEQDTQQQQLQQQQQLQQQQLQQQQQQQQQQLQQQQQHQQEQLQQQLQFEQNYESSLADYNLQQQEQYQKQQKIQHQHQQQQQQQQQQQYEQEIQKQQEQINNVRFQEPIEPENNIDFEEAASANVNQMNPHYFNNEEIAQYYTTLPNRETAEKLAALAAAGSVNSRLISQLQQRQQQKEKEEQKSIVQFGDEQSDQPMPNNHRGNYQVSEQIDDVPFETDEQQRQMVRQRAGAQKRYRQHYRQQQILREQEEADKHFERQALLEQQKKKEDENQENKSRPLRIMIPDAQKENNDNNSNNNKNNNDDEDDTDEYEYEISEPINSDKTTPVPEDDINFENPSSEFGSRIRNKS